The window GAGCGGCATCACCGCGATCTACGTGACCCACGACCAGGAAGAGGCCCTGTCCATATCGGACCGGGTGGCCCTGATGAACGACGGCCGAATCGAACAGACAGGCTCCCCCAGGGACATTTACCTGCGGCCCGCGAACTCCTTCGTCGCCGATTTCGTCGGGGTCAACAACCTGCTGGAGGGCGAGTATCTCGGCGACGGCAGGTTCAGGTGGAAGGAAAAAATCCTTTCGGTGGAGAATGTGCCCCTTCCCAAGGGCCCCTGTTCACTCATGATACGGCCTGAGCGAATTTCCCTCGCCTCCCGGGACGTTCCCCCGGGAGGGGGGAATATCCTTCCGGGGAGAATGGCCGGGAAGGTGTTCCTCGGTCCTCTCCTTCGTCTTGCCGTGAACGTGGAAGGAGAACAGATCCTTGTTGACATTCTCAACACGGAACTGGACCCCCCTGCCCTTGATGAAGGCGTCGTGCTCCGTTTTTCCCCCGATGACGGAAGACCTGTGGCAGGAAGGTAAGAAAATTCCGGGGCGGCACCGCTGAAAATCCGGGCTGCTCCGATAAAACGGCAAATAGATAAAGAATCTTATTTTCACTGGAGGGAAAAACAATGAGAAAACATGCAGGGAAAGCGTTACTGTCGCTGATTGCGGTCCTCCTTCTCGCGGGAGCCTGCTTCGCGGAAGAACTCTATCCGGGAGAAAACGCCCTCGCGGAGGCCGCACGGAAGGAAAAGGGGCTCAACAGCTACGACACCGGTCCCACGTGGGCAAACTGGCAGGCCCTCTTTGACGGCTTCGAAAAGCGATACGGCATCCAGATCACGTGGAACGACCTGGGCAGCGGGGCCACGGTCGTTCGGCTCGACAAGGAGCGGAACAATCCCCAGGGTGACACGGCGTACTACTTCATGCCGTCAGGAGACGCCGCTCGGGAAAAAGGGGTTACCGAGCCCTTCAAGCCGGTGAACTTCGACCTCATCCCCGACGAACTGAAGGATCCCGAAGGGAACTGGTTCTGCGTCCACAAGGCCACGGTGGTGTTCGTCATCAACAAGAACCTCGTGAAGGAGACCCCGAAGGGATGGCAGGACCTCCTCGACCCGAAATACAGCAAGTCGGTGGTCTACCTCGATCCCCGGACTGCGGGCATCGGATACGCCATCGTCATCGCCACCACGTACGCCCACGGGGGCGATCTCGACCGTCTCGACAAGGGGATCGACTACCTGGCCGCTCTCCAGAAAGCGGGGAACGTTCGCATGATCGAGAAAACCACCGAGTTCGACAAGTTCGTCAAGGGCGAGATTCCCATCTGGATCACCTATGACATGAACGCCTACCGGGCCCGGTACATCGCCGGCCTCGGCGACGCCATCGACATCGTCATCCCCGAAGAGGGCACCATCACCGCACCCTACGCCATGAGCCTCGTCAAGGGCGGCCCCAACCCCAACGCGGGCAAGCTCTGGCTGAACTATATCCTTTCATCGGAAGGGCAGGGACTCTTTGCGAAAGGGTTCGTCCGGCCCATTCTTCCGGGATTTGAGATGCCGGCGGATGTGGCGGACAAGTTCCTCCCGGCCTCCGACTACGCCCGGGCAAAGGACGTGGACTGGGTGAAGGCCCAGAAGGTGCAGAAAGAGGCTGCCTCTCTCTGGGGCAGCAAAGTGCTTGGGGAGAACTAGAGACCATGGAGCGCCGGAGCGGAACATGGCTTTTGCTGCTGCCTCTCGCGGCGGTGCTGGGGCTGTTCCTGCTCTGGCCTCTTGCCCTTGTACTGTGGGAGAGCCTCTTCATCGAGGGGAGGTTCTCCCTTGACAACTATCTCAGCCTTTTCGTGAGGAAGCTGTATCGGGAATCCCTGACCACGAGCCTCGTTCTCTCGGCGAGCACGGCCGTCCTCGGGACGGCCGTCGGTCTGCCGCTCTCCTACTTTGTCCACAAGACCGGAGGCCGGGCGAAGAACATCCTTCTCGCCCTCACGGCGGTTCCTCTGACCCTGAGCGGTCTCGTGGTGGGCTTCGCCTTCATCGTCCTCCTCGGGACCAGCGGTTTCATAACCATCATCCTCAGAGAGCTGTTCGGCATCAATCCCCTCGAGTTCTCCGCCTTCCTCTTCACATGGAGAGGACTCGTCATCGCCTACCTCTATTTCCTCATACCCAGGATGATCCTCACCATGACGGCGGCGTGGAGCAACGCCGACTGGAGCCTCGTGGAGGCCGCCGTGTCCCTCGGGGCCGGGCCCGTCACGGTTCTCCGGAGAGTCCTCTTTCCCATGCTTGCTCCGGCCATCCTCGCCGGCTCGTCCCTGCTCTTCGCCGTGAGCATGGGAGCCTTCGGCACGGCCTTCGCCCTCACGGGCACGGCCGTAAAAATCCTACCTCTCGTCATCTATACCCACGTTTCGGAACTGTCGTCGGACATAGCAAAAGCCGACGCCCTGGCCATCGTCCTGACGCTGGTGACCACCGGCGTTATTATCGCCTACGAAAAATTCTTCACGTCCCCGTCGTCGGCCCGGTAAGGGTCAGAACATCAGACGGAGGGCAGCGACAAAGGCCAGGGCGAGGACGATCTGGTTGAACCTCTCCTGGGAGATGCGCCGAACCACCCAGTAGCCCAGGATGGCCCCTGCGGCAATGGACGGAAGAGC of the Aminivibrio sp. genome contains:
- a CDS encoding ABC transporter permease yields the protein MERRSGTWLLLLPLAAVLGLFLLWPLALVLWESLFIEGRFSLDNYLSLFVRKLYRESLTTSLVLSASTAVLGTAVGLPLSYFVHKTGGRAKNILLALTAVPLTLSGLVVGFAFIVLLGTSGFITIILRELFGINPLEFSAFLFTWRGLVIAYLYFLIPRMILTMTAAWSNADWSLVEAAVSLGAGPVTVLRRVLFPMLAPAILAGSSLLFAVSMGAFGTAFALTGTAVKILPLVIYTHVSELSSDIAKADALAIVLTLVTTGVIIAYEKFFTSPSSAR
- a CDS encoding extracellular solute-binding protein; the protein is MRKHAGKALLSLIAVLLLAGACFAEELYPGENALAEAARKEKGLNSYDTGPTWANWQALFDGFEKRYGIQITWNDLGSGATVVRLDKERNNPQGDTAYYFMPSGDAAREKGVTEPFKPVNFDLIPDELKDPEGNWFCVHKATVVFVINKNLVKETPKGWQDLLDPKYSKSVVYLDPRTAGIGYAIVIATTYAHGGDLDRLDKGIDYLAALQKAGNVRMIEKTTEFDKFVKGEIPIWITYDMNAYRARYIAGLGDAIDIVIPEEGTITAPYAMSLVKGGPNPNAGKLWLNYILSSEGQGLFAKGFVRPILPGFEMPADVADKFLPASDYARAKDVDWVKAQKVQKEAASLWGSKVLGEN